A window of the Thermoleophilia bacterium SCSIO 60948 genome harbors these coding sequences:
- a CDS encoding glycosyltransferase family 2 protein — MIARVIRDIRRVAPGFDVVVVDDGSSDDTVAEAEGENAVVIRHPFNLGIGGAMQSGYKYALREGYDVAVQVDGDGQHKPEYLPEMVKALQVSGQADMVYGSRFREDPGYKVPLGRRLGNLVFSVVLTVLIRQRITDPTSGFRMTNRRGIDLFARDYPHDYPEVEALLMLHANRLRIHEVPVRMNARGFGRSSIDYPRSAYYMAKVLLALFVGLFRKRPVPTSRHKAGDDEPPTPRRPMSESRTEPTA; from the coding sequence ATGATCGCGCGCGTCATCCGCGACATTCGCCGCGTGGCGCCGGGCTTCGACGTCGTCGTGGTCGACGACGGCTCCTCCGATGACACCGTCGCCGAGGCCGAGGGCGAGAACGCCGTCGTCATCCGCCACCCGTTCAACCTCGGGATCGGTGGCGCGATGCAGTCGGGCTACAAGTACGCGCTGCGCGAGGGCTACGACGTCGCCGTCCAGGTCGACGGCGACGGCCAGCACAAGCCCGAGTACCTGCCCGAGATGGTCAAGGCGCTCCAGGTCTCGGGCCAGGCCGACATGGTCTACGGCTCGCGCTTCCGCGAGGACCCCGGTTACAAGGTCCCGCTCGGCCGCCGGCTCGGCAACCTCGTCTTCTCGGTCGTGCTCACCGTGCTGATCCGCCAGCGGATCACCGACCCGACGTCGGGCTTTCGGATGACCAACCGCCGCGGGATCGACCTGTTCGCGCGCGACTACCCGCACGACTACCCCGAGGTCGAGGCGCTGCTGATGCTGCACGCCAACCGCTTGCGGATCCACGAGGTCCCGGTGCGGATGAACGCGCGCGGGTTCGGGCGCTCGTCGATCGATTATCCGCGCAGCGCCTACTACATGGCGAAGGTCCTGCTGGCCCTGTTCGTCGGCCTGTTTCGAAAGCGACCCGTGCCGACCTCGCGCCACAAGGCCGGCGACGACGAGCCGCCGACCCCGAGGCGCCCGATGTCGGAGTCGCGGACGGAGCCGACCGCGTGA
- a CDS encoding DUF1211 domain-containing protein, whose amino-acid sequence MQPFGVAGERSTTEAVDDEGTPWSGIDGDRVISFSDNVFAFAATLLVLSIDVPSSGSGLGDALLEEWPNLFAYGLSFAILGNFWIDHHKLYGRLRSVDGKSLWISLLYLAMIALVPFSCELIGEHGDTSVGVSVYAVNIVAVTLAFAAICRHAVATGEISGGPEGVRVIEATAFAGIVLAVIFAASAVLAIFVSPEVATWSYFSIFLILPGSMRIWRRRRGYEDDPGRLSRRAPR is encoded by the coding sequence GTGCAACCCTTCGGCGTGGCGGGCGAGCGCTCGACAACCGAGGCGGTCGACGACGAAGGGACGCCGTGGAGCGGGATCGACGGCGACCGCGTCATCTCGTTCTCCGACAACGTCTTCGCGTTTGCGGCGACACTGCTGGTGCTGTCGATCGACGTCCCGTCGAGCGGCAGCGGACTCGGAGACGCGCTGCTCGAGGAGTGGCCGAACCTGTTCGCCTACGGACTCTCGTTCGCGATCCTCGGCAACTTCTGGATCGACCACCACAAGCTCTATGGACGGCTTCGAAGCGTCGATGGCAAGTCGCTGTGGATATCCCTGCTCTACCTCGCGATGATCGCGCTCGTCCCGTTCTCGTGCGAGCTGATCGGCGAGCACGGCGACACGTCGGTCGGCGTATCCGTCTATGCGGTGAACATCGTCGCCGTGACGCTCGCGTTCGCGGCGATCTGTCGCCACGCCGTCGCGACCGGCGAGATCTCCGGCGGTCCGGAGGGCGTGCGGGTGATCGAGGCGACCGCGTTCGCCGGGATCGTCCTCGCGGTGATCTTCGCCGCCTCCGCGGTGCTGGCGATCTTCGTCTCGCCCGAGGTGGCGACCTGGAGCTACTTCTCGATCTTCCTGATCCTGCCGGGCTCGATGCGGATCTGGCGCCGTAGGCGCGGTTACGAGGACGACCCCGGCAGGCTCAGTCGCCGCGCCCCGCGGTGA